The Oscillatoria sp. FACHB-1407 DNA window ATAGCGATCGCCTACCGTTGGCTACGATTGAGCCATTTATCGACCATCACAGGTTGATAATTCAGTAGTGCATCTAACAGTCGGTCTGGGTCAGAGCTTTGTAAGACAAGACTGCGATGTTTTGGGGCGAGAAACTGTTCATCAACCGCATGATCAAACAGAGCTAAAAGATTGTCGTAGTAACGCTCGACATTCAGCAATCCAAAGGCTTTGTGGTGAATTCCGAGCTGTGACCAGGTGAGCACTTCGCAAAACTCTTCAAATGTGCCAAATCCTCCCGGTAGAGCAATAAAAGCATCCGACAGATCGGCCATCAACGCCTTTCGTTCGTGCATCGAGTTGACGATATGCAGTTGAGTCAGGTTGGGATGAGCTAACTCTTTGTCT harbors:
- a CDS encoding TIGR00730 family Rossman fold protein is translated as MQRVCVFCGSNMGIRPVYQLAAEAMGKALAKRGLELVYGGGNVGLMGVVADATLNAGGKVIGVIPQLLVDKELAHPNLTQLHIVNSMHERKALMADLSDAFIALPGGFGTFEEFCEVLTWSQLGIHHKAFGLLNVERYYDNLLALFDHAVDEQFLAPKHRSLVLQSSDPDRLLDALLNYQPVMVDKWLNRSQR